GCGATGCAGGGAGTATTCTCGCTACGTTGAGCTAGGCACGTGGGCGTCGTGGCCTTCGCCGCAGGCACGCGCGGTTGGCGCGTTGTGCCGGGGCAACGGTCGATAAGACGCTTTTGTGACAGGCCGTTACGCGGGCCGATGACCGGAAACGCCTCCGTTCCGGGGCATCGGCCCGTCACGCTTTCCCTGACGGGCGCCCAAGGTAATGCAGCGAAACAGATTGATACGTTCCGTCCGAAGACGCTCCTTAGGGTATTGGAGTATAATTCGTCCTATGGAATAAAAAGTCCCGATTGGGATTTTCAATCGAATAGAAGACCACCATGTTGAAGCAGCGCACTATCAAGCAAATCGTCAAGACAGTCGGCATCGGCCTGCACTCGGGCCGCAAGGTCGAACTGACGCTCCGTCCGGCCGCGCCGGACACGGGCATCGTGTTTTCGCGCGTGGATCTGGCCACGCCGGTGGACATTCCTGCGTCGGCGATGGCGATTGGCGATACGCGTCTGGCTTCCGTGTTGCAGAAGGACGGCGCGCGCGTCTCGACCATCGAGCATCTGATGTCCGCCTGCGCCGGTCTTGGCATCGACAACCTGTACGTCGACGTCACCGCTGAAGAAATCCCGATCATGGACGGCAGCGCCGGTTCATTCGTGTTTCTGATTCAATCGGCGGGTATCGAAGAGCAGAACGCGGCGAAGAAATTCATCAAGGTCACCAAGCCGGTCGAAATTCGTGACGGCGATAAATTCGCGCGTCTCGACCCGTATTTCGGTTTCAAGCTCAAATTTACGATCGATTTCCGTCACCCGGCCGTGGATAAAACCGGTCAGGCGCTGGAAGTGGATTTTGCCAATACGTCGTACGTGCGCGAGATCGCGCGTGCTCGCACGTTCGGTTTCGCGCATGAAGTGGAAATGATGCGCGAACTGGGTCTGGCGCGCGGCGGCAGCATGGACAACGCGATCGTGCTCGACGAGTACCGCATTCTGAACAACGACGGCCTGCGCTATGACGATGAGTTCGTGAAGCACAAGATGCTCGACGCGATCGGTGACCTGTATGTGGTCGGCCATCCGTTGCTGGCGTCGTATAACGCGTACAAGTCGGGCCACGGCCTGAACAACGCGCTGCTGCGTGAACTACTGGCGCACGAAGATTCGTATGAAATCGTCACCTTCGAAGATACGCAGAAAGCGCCGCGCGGCTTTGCCTACGAAACTCAAACGGCTTTTGCCTGACGCTTTCGAGCGAAATTTCCGAAGCAGGTGTATGAAAAGTAAGCGGCCCAGTCGGGCCGCTTTTTTTCTGCCTAGCGATTTCTCCGATGGCGGGCCGCCATTTTCGCCAGCGCTTCCTGCAACGGCGAAGGCGCGAGCGATTCGCTCAGCGCGTGGAGCGCATCGGCGCCAGCCGGCGTCATGCGCGCCTGTTTGACGGGCGGCGGTTCCTTGACAGCCTGCGGCCGCACGCGAATCCGCAGCGCATTGACGGGCCAGCCGCGCTGCTGCAGATCCGACAGCAGCCGTGGCTCCAGATGCCGTAGCCGTGCCGCCAGCGCGTTATGGCCGGCGAACAGGGCCAGCACGCCTTCCTTGATAAAGCTGGGCTCGACGCTCGTCGCCAGATAATCGGGCAGCAGCGCCCGCAGATCCTTCTCCAACGCCGCAATCTGCTCGACGCCCGCGCGCAGGGCCGCGAACGCGTCCGTGCGATTGAGCACCTCGGCGACCGGCTGCGGGCGGCGCGCCTTGAACTGCTGGGGCGGCGGCCTTGAAAAGGAAGGAGAACGGCTCATGTTCGATGGTAGCGGCGTGTCGCACCCTATGCGCGTTCACGCCGCGATTGTACCGCGCGGGATGCACGCGGACCTGCCTCAATGCGGAGTGCCGGAACTCGCTGCGGCGGCCTTCGGATGCCCCGCCGCCGTCTCGTTGCTGACATCAGCGTGGGCGGGGGCGCGTGCTAAAATGCGCGATTCGGTGCGACACGCACGCTCGTGTCCGGTGGCTCCACGTTACGGAGCATCGACTAGAGGGTTATTGAGGCAACTCACCATGCCCTCCGCAGGCGGCCCCCTTGTGGGCTGCACTTTAAGAAGCAGATGCGACCCTATGGGAAGCATCCTTGTAGTGAAATTGGAAACCGGAGCAATCAGCCGGCAACCTTGTTGCATGGACTTGATTACCGTCAGGTCCCGCCCAGTCAGCGGCTTCACCTCCGCCGACAGGGCGGGGTGATGTTTGCAATTCCCGAGCTTTCAGGCAAGGGTTTCGCTAAACCGATACGAGCGAAAGCTCGGTGTGTCATTGTTCGACCTCGTCGCTGAAGATGAGGGTAGTGAACCTGCTGTACGACCAGCAGTAGCCTAGGAGGACATGCGTCACTGGCAACGGTGAGGTGTGAAGCTCTTCTGACAATGTAGCCCCCGGACGTTTCGGGCAGATCGTTTCCGCGAGGAAGCGGTCTGGATACTCCTAGCAGCAAGGGGGTAAGGCGCTAGGCTGGCTGATAGGGTTAACGGAAGTGAACTGCTGATAAACCTCGTTAGCATTGTGTGCCAAAGCTGCTGATAGGCACTGACCAACAGGTATGCGGTTGGATAGCCCGCTCGAATCTCGGGCTACGTCGTTAGTGATACCGCCGGGGAATAGGCAGAACCTAAGTCAGTCGTGTGGCATGCCGGGAACGTGGTAAGCCTGTATGGTTGCCAGCGCAGTAGGGCTGGCAGGCGAACCGCAAGGGACGCTGTTGATTGTGCAGGTATGGGAGGACGGAAAAAGCGAAGGCCGGGCTGTAATGGACCGGATAGGGGTTGAGACATCACCTCACGCGAAAGCGGGCAGACTTCCGTCTGGTCTACCGTCGCAAGACGGCTGACTACCCTCTGTAGACTTGGTTAGATGCAGGCGCATGCGCCTGTGTTGAGTTTTGTTGTTCCCCAGCGGGGTGTATCTGCCCCGCTGGGGGAGATGCGCCTTCTGTCTGGGGACTTTTCCAGGTAGGAGAGCAGCATGAAAGTATTTGGTCGAACGACCGGATCTGCGCTTTCCCACGCGCCGGACAATTGGTACGCCGTAGATTGGCGACGAGTTGAGCGGAACGTGAGAGGGATGCAGATTCGAATTGCGAAGGCGACGCGGGAAGGTGACTGGCGCAGGGTGAAAGCCCTGCAACGGATGCTGACTCGCACGTTGTCTGCAAAGCTGTATGCGGTACGACGTGTTACGCAAAACCAGGGTGCGCGAACGGCTGGAGTCGATCGCGAGCTATGGGATTCGCCTGAAAGCCGATGGGAAGCCATCGGCAGGCTGAAGCGGCGCGGATACAAGCCTCTGCCATTACGGAGAGTCTTTATCCCCAAGGCAAATGGGAAGGAGCGTCCTCTGGGCATTCCGACCATGCGAGACAGGGCGATGCAAGCTCTGTATCTGCTGGCCTTGGAGCCAGTGTCGGAATCGACGAGCGATCTGAACTCTTACGGGTTCAGGTTGAATCGTTCGACAGCCGACGCGATGTCCCAAATCCGCGTCTGTATGTCCCAAGAGGCCTCGGCCAAGTGGGTCCTAGAAGCGGATATCAAGGGGTGCTTCGACCACATCAGTCATGACTGGCTGGAAACCAATGTCCCGATGGACAGAGGCGTCCTCCGGAAATGGTTGAAGGCTGGCCTGATTTATCAAGGTCAGCTACGGGCGACTGAGGCCGGTACGCCGCAGGGAGGAATTATCTCCCCGACGTTGGCTAACGTAACGCTGAACGGGCTGGAACGAGAACTGGCGGTGCATCTCGGTGCGAAGCTGGGGATCATGAAAGCCCGAAGGCTGAAAGTGAATGTGGTGCGGTACGCGGACGACTTCGTGATAACCGGTG
The nucleotide sequence above comes from Paraburkholderia sp. FT54. Encoded proteins:
- the ltrA gene encoding group II intron reverse transcriptase/maturase, yielding MKVFGRTTGSALSHAPDNWYAVDWRRVERNVRGMQIRIAKATREGDWRRVKALQRMLTRTLSAKLYAVRRVTQNQGARTAGVDRELWDSPESRWEAIGRLKRRGYKPLPLRRVFIPKANGKERPLGIPTMRDRAMQALYLLALEPVSESTSDLNSYGFRLNRSTADAMSQIRVCMSQEASAKWVLEADIKGCFDHISHDWLETNVPMDRGVLRKWLKAGLIYQGQLRATEAGTPQGGIISPTLANVTLNGLERELAVHLGAKLGIMKARRLKVNVVRYADDFVITGDSKEILEQEVRPWVEAFLAVRGLQLSEEKTRITHIDDGFDFLGWNFRKYSGKMLIKPSKKNAKAFYSKVAETISSNKTAKQEELIRLLNPMLRGWAQYHHPVTAKKAYTRMEHLVFRRLWWWSKRRHPRKSSSWVKQKYFHSIDARQWVFAVRTVRDDGSWGLMDLYQLSGTTIRRHKKIPGEFNPFDPKWEQYGEQLRQTRLWDSMRYRKQWAKLYMAQSGLCAHCGCALTGETGWHDHHLEYRMHGGSDKLSNRVLLHPHCHQQVHVGKLVVTKPVLS
- a CDS encoding DciA family protein, with protein sequence MSRSPSFSRPPPQQFKARRPQPVAEVLNRTDAFAALRAGVEQIAALEKDLRALLPDYLATSVEPSFIKEGVLALFAGHNALAARLRHLEPRLLSDLQQRGWPVNALRIRVRPQAVKEPPPVKQARMTPAGADALHALSESLAPSPLQEALAKMAARHRRNR
- the lpxC gene encoding UDP-3-O-acyl-N-acetylglucosamine deacetylase, which produces MLKQRTIKQIVKTVGIGLHSGRKVELTLRPAAPDTGIVFSRVDLATPVDIPASAMAIGDTRLASVLQKDGARVSTIEHLMSACAGLGIDNLYVDVTAEEIPIMDGSAGSFVFLIQSAGIEEQNAAKKFIKVTKPVEIRDGDKFARLDPYFGFKLKFTIDFRHPAVDKTGQALEVDFANTSYVREIARARTFGFAHEVEMMRELGLARGGSMDNAIVLDEYRILNNDGLRYDDEFVKHKMLDAIGDLYVVGHPLLASYNAYKSGHGLNNALLRELLAHEDSYEIVTFEDTQKAPRGFAYETQTAFA